The following proteins come from a genomic window of Pocillopora verrucosa isolate sample1 chromosome 6, ASM3666991v2, whole genome shotgun sequence:
- the LOC136281902 gene encoding uncharacterized protein, translating into MRATAESTKLRIVYDASARAFNSAPSLNDCLNTGPPLQNKLWSVLVRGHFNPVAITGDLQKAFLQVRVKEIDRDAMHFHWHQDEQSPLETLRFTRALFGLAPSPFLLGGVIEMHFNNWEERKPELVAKIRKELYVDDLISGSTTVCETRELKDKTKEIFQDACFNLHKWHSNVPELESEQSPKGYPVNLPMDQLADANSPLYKIE; encoded by the coding sequence ATGAGAGCCACAGCAGAGTCAACGAAACTGCGAATTGTATATGACGCTTCGGCAAGGGCCTTCAACAGCGCCCCTTCACTCAACGACTGTTTGAATACTGGCCCACCTCTTCAGAACAAACTCTGGAGCGTTCTAGTAAGAGGGCACTTTAACCCTGTGGCCATTACTGGTGATTTACAGAAAGCATTTCTACAAGTGAGAGTAAAGGAGATTGACCGAGACGCAATGCACTTTCACTGGCACCAAGACGAACAATCACCATTAGAGACCCTGAGATTTACCAGAGCCCTATTTGGACTTGCGCCATCTCCCTTTCTGCTAGGGGGAGTGATCGAGATGCACTTTAACAACTGGGAGGAGAGAAAGCCAGAACTAGTAGCCAAGATTCGCAAGGAACTGTACGTTGACGACTTAATCTCGGGGTCAACAACAGTGTGCGAGACTCGAGAACTAAAAGATAAGACTAAAGAAATCTTCCAAGATGCTTGTTTCAATCTGCACAAGTGGCACTCAAACGTCCCTGAGCTGGAATCAGAGCAGTCTCCTAAAGGGTATCCAGTCAACTTGCCAATGGACCAACTCGCTGACGCCAACTCGCCAttgtataaaatcgagtag